One window from the genome of Streptomyces cadmiisoli encodes:
- a CDS encoding DUF3152 domain-containing protein: MHSARHRENASTTGSSGASHRGGRHRPSRRRRRPRRRGGRYLVGTLVAGGLLGSAAFFLDGGRSDASSGAPHRRSAAPVTPTPTPTRTPTPTPTPTPTPTPTPTPTEIDVPATGAGTFVTAQAGGAKVGEGPRPLRYVVKVETGLDISPTRAANEIADILASPRGWTHDPENAFQLVSAGQPHDLTVTIATPGTADALCWAGIQQDTGGEYNCEVPGGVVVNLKRWVEGSPTFDGPIHEYRALIINHEMGHFLGHTHKTCAGPGERAPVMMQQIKGLHGCVANAWPYDENGRLVIGPPAP; encoded by the coding sequence ATGCATTCGGCACGACACCGGGAAAACGCATCGACCACCGGCAGCTCGGGGGCCTCCCACCGCGGTGGCCGTCACCGGCCCTCGCGCCGCCGTCGCCGTCCGCGCCGCCGGGGTGGGCGGTATCTGGTCGGCACGCTGGTGGCCGGGGGCCTGCTCGGCTCCGCCGCGTTCTTCCTGGACGGCGGCCGGAGCGACGCGTCGAGCGGCGCGCCGCACCGGCGGAGCGCGGCACCCGTCACCCCGACGCCCACTCCGACGCGCACACCCACCCCGACGCCGACGCCCACCCCGACCCCGACCCCGACCCCGACACCCACCGAGATCGACGTCCCCGCGACGGGCGCCGGCACGTTCGTCACCGCGCAGGCCGGCGGCGCGAAGGTCGGCGAGGGCCCGCGTCCACTCCGGTACGTGGTGAAGGTCGAGACGGGCCTGGACATCTCGCCGACCCGGGCGGCGAACGAGATCGCCGACATCCTCGCCTCCCCGCGCGGCTGGACCCACGACCCGGAGAACGCCTTCCAGTTGGTGAGCGCGGGACAGCCCCATGACCTCACGGTGACGATCGCGACACCGGGGACGGCGGACGCCCTGTGCTGGGCGGGCATCCAGCAGGACACCGGGGGCGAGTACAACTGCGAGGTCCCCGGCGGGGTGGTGGTCAACCTCAAGCGCTGGGTCGAGGGCTCGCCCACCTTCGACGGTCCGATCCATGAGTACCGGGCGCTGATCATCAACCATGAGATGGGGCACTTCCTGGGCCACACGCACAAGACCTGCGCGGGCCCCGGAGAGCGGGCCCCCGTCATGATGCAGCAGATCAAGGGCCTGCACGGCTGCGTCGCCAACGCCTGGCCCTACGACGAGAACGGTCGCCTCGTCATCGGGCCGCCCGCGCCGTGA